GGGTGATCAGGGTACGGGGTTATTTATTGTTAAGTCTGGTAGGGTGAAGATTTTTAAGGTAGCAAACGGCGGGAAAGAACAAATTTTCCACATATTCGGTGCTGAAGAATATTTTGCAGAAGTACCAGCTTTTGATGGGGGAAACTATCCTGCTTCAGCCGCAACGTTAGAAAATTCCCAGGTAGTGTTTATTCCCAGATCATCTTTTTTGACTGTGTTGCAACAACATCCTACATTGGCGTTGGCAATTTTAGGAACTCTGGCGCGACACTTACGCAAATTAACACACTTGGTTGATACACTTTCATTTCAGGAAGTACCGCAAAGATTAGCCCACTACTTGTTAAATTTAAGTAAACGCTTGGGTAATGTGGATGTCTTCGAGCTAGATTTACCCAAAGGACAACTTGCAGCTTTATTAGGAACCATTCCCGAAACACTTTCCCGCGCTTTGTATAAACTCGCTCAAGAAAAAATTATTGAGATGGAAGGGACAACTGTGAGATTATGCGATCGCGATCGGTTGGTTAATTTACAAGATAAAAAATT
Above is a genomic segment from Nostoc sp. MS1 containing:
- a CDS encoding Crp/Fnr family transcriptional regulator — its product is MTVTERILEVKQFLQKTPIFQDLSDEQLQALANIAIVQSYKKGEIIFWEGDQGTGLFIVKSGRVKIFKVANGGKEQIFHIFGAEEYFAEVPAFDGGNYPASAATLENSQVVFIPRSSFLTVLQQHPTLALAILGTLARHLRKLTHLVDTLSFQEVPQRLAHYLLNLSKRLGNVDVFELDLPKGQLAALLGTIPETLSRALYKLAQEKIIEMEGTTVRLCDRDRLVNLQDKKL